Proteins encoded within one genomic window of Flavobacterium sp. NG2:
- a CDS encoding ion transporter, with product MTNIKSNYQLFRQRVYIIIYGTTTRAGRLFDFILLGLILLSVLLVMMETVAGFDAKYHFELVFLEWLITFFFTVEYILRILTINKPWKYIFSFYGIIDLIAILPMYLSLLYLGSNIFSVVRSLRLMRLFKILNHPQFSRQSIQLKEAISASKGKIIVFIYFVLIITIIVGSVMYLVEGKESGFTSIPAGIYWTIVTLTTVGYGDISPVTPLGQFIASFVMILGYGIIAVPTGIVTAEIAKRHQYIHNHPEAPCPGCGKDEYPNNALYCPQCGHILKE from the coding sequence ATGACAAACATAAAATCAAATTACCAGCTTTTTAGACAAAGAGTCTATATCATTATATACGGTACTACAACTAGGGCAGGTCGCTTATTCGATTTTATTTTATTAGGACTTATTCTCCTTAGCGTCCTATTGGTTATGATGGAAACCGTTGCTGGATTTGATGCCAAATACCATTTTGAGCTCGTTTTTCTAGAATGGTTAATTACTTTTTTCTTTACTGTAGAGTATATTTTACGTATTCTCACCATTAATAAACCTTGGAAATACATCTTTAGTTTTTATGGCATTATCGATTTAATTGCCATTTTACCCATGTATTTATCGCTTCTCTATCTCGGTTCAAACATCTTTAGTGTGGTACGCTCCCTGCGTCTAATGCGATTGTTTAAAATCCTAAACCATCCACAATTCAGCCGACAATCGATACAACTCAAAGAAGCCATTAGTGCCAGCAAAGGAAAAATCATTGTTTTTATCTATTTTGTTCTCATAATCACCATCATCGTTGGCTCTGTCATGTATCTTGTCGAAGGCAAAGAAAGTGGCTTCACCAGCATTCCTGCGGGTATTTACTGGACCATTGTAACCCTAACAACTGTTGGCTATGGCGATATTTCACCCGTCACCCCATTGGGACAATTCATAGCGTCTTTCGTTATGATTTTAGGGTACGGCATCATAGCAGTTCCTACTGGTATCGTTACCGCCGAAATTGCAAAAAGACATCAATATATTCATAATCATCCCGAAGCTCCTTGTCCTGGATGCGGCAAGGATGAATATCCTAACAACGCACTTTATTGTCCTCAATGCGGACATATACTAAAGGAATAA
- the miaA gene encoding tRNA (adenosine(37)-N6)-dimethylallyltransferase MiaA — translation MKYLITIIGPTAIGKTALSIQLANHFQCEIVSCDSRQFFKEMSIGTAVPNPTELASATHHFIQNKSIFENYTVGDYEKEAIAKIEALFQTNDYVVLVGGSGLYVNAVLKGFDEFPEIDPSIRAEVNAKYEQLGIGFLQEQLQKLDPTYYQTITTENPQTLQNPQRMMRFVEVCIGTGKPYSSFLNQKKNSRSFTPILIGLEADRAIMYNRINQRVDIMINEGLLAEAKKLHPHKELNALQTVGYRELFSFFEGEIKLDFAIEEIKKNTRRFAKRQLTWFKRDENTKWFDFLTPKEAIIKYIDGKLNR, via the coding sequence ATGAAGTACCTAATTACCATTATCGGTCCCACAGCTATTGGCAAAACCGCCTTGAGTATTCAATTGGCAAATCATTTTCAATGCGAAATTGTTTCCTGTGATAGCCGTCAGTTTTTTAAGGAAATGAGCATCGGAACCGCTGTTCCTAATCCAACCGAATTGGCTTCGGCAACACATCATTTCATCCAAAACAAATCTATTTTTGAAAACTACACTGTAGGTGATTACGAAAAAGAAGCCATTGCCAAAATCGAAGCATTATTTCAAACCAATGATTATGTGGTCTTAGTAGGTGGTTCAGGTTTATACGTCAATGCTGTTTTAAAAGGTTTTGATGAATTCCCAGAAATTGATCCATCCATTCGTGCCGAAGTGAATGCAAAATACGAACAACTAGGCATCGGTTTTTTGCAAGAACAACTTCAAAAATTAGACCCAACATATTACCAAACTATCACAACCGAAAACCCGCAAACCTTACAAAATCCACAACGCATGATGCGTTTTGTCGAAGTTTGTATTGGTACTGGAAAGCCCTATTCCTCTTTTTTAAACCAAAAGAAAAACAGCCGCTCCTTCACCCCTATCCTCATAGGTCTTGAAGCTGATAGAGCCATAATGTACAATCGTATCAATCAACGAGTAGATATTATGATTAACGAAGGGCTATTGGCAGAAGCCAAAAAACTTCACCCACACAAAGAATTAAATGCATTGCAAACAGTGGGTTATCGAGAATTATTCAGTTTTTTTGAGGGCGAAATCAAATTAGATTTTGCTATAGAGGAAATCAAGAAAAACACCCGTCGGTTTGCAAAACGCCAGCTCACCTGGTTTAAAAGAGACGAAAACACCAAATGGTTTGATTTTTTAACTCCAAAAGAAGCAATCATTAAATATATTGATGGGAAATTAAATCGATAA
- a CDS encoding acyl-[acyl-carrier-protein] thioesterase, giving the protein MPLSSLFTSVYSKEYEINFTQCLPSGCLKYTELCNLLQLTAATHADLGGISFSDMQEFNQAWVLSRMRVEITALPQWRDVVTVKTWINTLENSRSIRALEMYVNGNKIAGCETFWAVFNTEKRRPELLNLPHDHFELFPDRKATAEAFSKIDINPEKEEVFEKTVILSDLDIVNHVNNVKYLEWCMDLVDEKIILNQEIKSFEMNFMRELSLRDKVVIHENVSDESIVFSITKEDKNCYALQLNLV; this is encoded by the coding sequence ATGCCACTATCATCTCTATTCACCTCTGTTTACAGCAAAGAATATGAAATCAATTTCACTCAATGCTTACCATCTGGATGTTTAAAATATACTGAATTATGCAATTTATTGCAACTTACAGCCGCTACGCATGCAGATTTAGGAGGTATTAGTTTTAGTGATATGCAAGAATTTAATCAAGCTTGGGTTTTGAGTAGAATGCGTGTAGAGATCACAGCTTTGCCACAATGGCGCGACGTAGTGACAGTAAAAACTTGGATTAACACATTAGAGAATTCACGTTCTATACGTGCATTAGAAATGTATGTCAATGGAAATAAAATCGCAGGATGTGAAACCTTTTGGGCTGTTTTTAATACTGAAAAACGGCGTCCAGAACTACTGAATTTACCTCACGATCATTTTGAGTTATTCCCCGACCGTAAAGCAACTGCAGAAGCATTTTCCAAAATTGATATCAATCCTGAAAAAGAAGAAGTGTTTGAAAAAACAGTGATTCTGTCTGATTTGGACATTGTCAACCATGTCAATAATGTCAAGTACTTAGAATGGTGCATGGATTTAGTAGATGAAAAAATCATCTTAAATCAAGAAATAAAAAGCTTCGAAATGAATTTCATGAGAGAACTATCACTCAGAGATAAGGTTGTGATTCATGAAAACGTTTCCGATGAATCCATCGTTTTTAGCATCACTAAAGAAGACAAAAACTGTTATGCTTTACAGCTAAACTTGGTTTAA
- a CDS encoding uracil-DNA glycosylase family protein, with amino-acid sequence MKKLLENIKSCRVCESYLPFLPRPIVQASATSKIVIIGQAPGRKVQESGIPWDDQSGKELRRWLQVTDEQFYNPKLFALIPMGFCFPGSGKSGDLPPRPECAPLWHPQLLQEMKEVKLIILIGQYAQKRYLKEQSSVRITDNIKNYHQFLPLYLPLVHPSPRNKIWQKNNPWFEEEVIPVLRNIVKEVI; translated from the coding sequence ATGAAAAAATTACTAGAAAATATAAAAAGTTGTAGAGTCTGTGAATCCTATTTACCATTTTTACCCCGCCCAATTGTTCAAGCAAGTGCTACATCAAAAATTGTAATTATAGGACAAGCTCCAGGAAGGAAAGTACAAGAATCAGGAATTCCTTGGGATGATCAAAGTGGTAAAGAGTTAAGACGTTGGCTTCAGGTAACAGATGAGCAGTTTTACAATCCTAAGTTATTTGCATTGATACCAATGGGTTTTTGTTTTCCGGGTTCAGGAAAAAGTGGAGACTTGCCTCCTCGTCCGGAATGTGCTCCTTTATGGCACCCACAATTATTACAGGAAATGAAGGAAGTGAAGTTGATAATCTTGATAGGTCAATATGCTCAAAAGCGATATTTAAAAGAACAAAGCAGTGTTAGAATAACGGATAATATCAAAAATTACCATCAGTTTTTACCACTCTATTTGCCATTAGTACATCCCTCACCTCGAAATAAAATTTGGCAAAAGAATAATCCTTGGTTTGAAGAGGAAGTCATTCCTGTTCTTAGAAATATTGTAAAAGAAGTGATTTAA
- a CDS encoding thioredoxin family protein codes for MKKSIFYHAGCPVCLSAEQDIIELIGQSNVEIVHLGEEKTKIDEAVKAGIKSVPALVTPNGNVLHINFGASIADVKG; via the coding sequence ATGAAAAAATCAATTTTTTACCACGCAGGTTGTCCAGTCTGTCTTAGTGCAGAACAAGACATTATCGAATTAATTGGTCAGTCAAATGTTGAAATAGTACATTTGGGTGAGGAAAAAACAAAAATTGACGAAGCTGTAAAAGCTGGAATCAAAAGTGTACCCGCACTGGTTACACCAAACGGCAATGTACTCCACATCAATTTTGGAGCATCTATCGCTGATGTAAAAGGATAA
- a CDS encoding MarR family winged helix-turn-helix transcriptional regulator, producing the protein MESIFNLDHQNSNLDNKIIAGLERISQVFKTLLWEKSKTLNLSPIQIQLLIFIQYHSDKKNTVSYLAQEFNVTKPTISDTIKTLEQKQLITKVTDKKDSRSFSIKITASGQKIVAETEDFINPLKKIIEKSNPDDKLVLWDTITTMIQQLNQLQIISVQRTCYNCRYYSLNEGNSFCNLLQQKLKKEDIRIDCPEFEQNTTN; encoded by the coding sequence ATGGAAAGTATCTTTAATTTAGACCATCAAAATTCTAATCTCGATAACAAAATTATTGCGGGCTTAGAACGTATTTCGCAAGTTTTTAAAACCTTACTTTGGGAAAAATCTAAAACTTTAAATTTAAGTCCAATACAAATTCAACTACTTATTTTTATCCAATATCATTCCGATAAAAAAAATACTGTAAGCTATTTGGCTCAAGAGTTTAATGTTACAAAACCTACTATTAGTGACACCATTAAAACATTGGAACAAAAACAACTCATCACTAAAGTTACTGACAAAAAAGACAGCCGCAGTTTTAGTATTAAAATTACAGCATCAGGGCAAAAAATAGTCGCAGAAACAGAGGATTTCATCAACCCTCTCAAGAAAATCATTGAAAAATCAAATCCTGACGACAAATTGGTTTTATGGGATACCATTACCACTATGATTCAGCAATTGAATCAATTACAAATCATAAGTGTACAAAGAACTTGCTATAATTGCCGTTATTATAGTTTAAACGAAGGAAATTCGTTTTGCAACTTACTCCAACAAAAACTAAAAAAAGAAGATATTCGTATTGACTGTCCTGAATTTGAACAAAATACCACAAACTAA
- a CDS encoding response regulator transcription factor: MENINKRILLVEDDLNFGAVLKDYLMLNDFDVTLAKNGMEGFEKFKKDNYDLCILDVMMPYKDGYTLAKEIREKNSEVPIIFLTAKSMKEDVLKGYKAGADDYLNKPFDSEVLLMKIKAIIQRKSSDVKAEQVQFEFNVGKFHLNSKLRFLTFDNQEPIKLSPKENELLKMLILHENDLMPRELALTKIWRDDNYFTSRSMDVYIAKLRKYLKQDENVEILNIHGEGFRLVVKKD; encoded by the coding sequence AGCAGTCCTAAAAGATTATTTAATGCTAAATGACTTTGATGTTACCTTGGCAAAAAATGGAATGGAAGGTTTCGAAAAATTCAAGAAAGATAATTATGATTTATGCATCCTAGATGTTATGATGCCTTATAAAGATGGTTATACATTGGCAAAAGAAATTAGAGAAAAAAATAGCGAAGTGCCTATTATTTTCTTAACGGCTAAGTCAATGAAAGAAGATGTCTTGAAAGGATACAAAGCAGGTGCTGATGATTATTTAAACAAACCTTTTGATTCAGAAGTGTTGTTGATGAAAATAAAAGCGATTATCCAACGTAAATCTTCTGATGTAAAAGCTGAGCAAGTACAATTTGAATTTAATGTGGGTAAATTTCACTTGAACTCAAAACTACGATTCTTAACTTTTGACAATCAAGAGCCAATAAAGTTGTCTCCAAAAGAAAACGAATTATTAAAAATGTTGATTCTTCACGAAAATGATTTAATGCCAAGGGAGTTAGCTTTGACTAAAATCTGGAGAGATGACAATTATTTCACATCACGTAGTATGGACGTATATATTGCAAAATTACGTAAATACCTTAAACAAGATGAAAATGTTGAAATCCTGAATATTCATGGTGAAGGATTTAGACTAGTGGTTAAAAAAGACTAA